Proteins encoded in a region of the Orcinus orca chromosome 8, mOrcOrc1.1, whole genome shotgun sequence genome:
- the SMTNL1 gene encoding smoothelin-like protein 1 isoform X19, translating into MEQKEGKPSEDGTPVSPTMEVPETVGGGASAEEEATGPAERTITEGPPDGAGKQERAPAEDSITAEFQGESKGEAELQKEDSGKKETTVAPQEMADRKEETNSEPKETEGKEEITLASEKQQADEKEAKPGSREKANVNDEVQAAGNEEAKAGDREAAGKEEAKAGDREAAGKEEAKTGDREAAGKEEAKAGDREAAGKEETKAGDREAAGKEEAKAGDREAAGKEETKPGDREAAGKEEAKAGDREAAGKEEAKVGDREAKGKEEAKAGGREAAGKQEATVASQEVSNKTEEPKAETQEKASAPEAKSDSQKTAVEDEAKPEPQEEEEKEEVEPGCPDEEQDQGAEKGAEEGAGALPRSAEEWPESPTEEGSGLSPDGLSPDTAASGETSPSASESSPSDVSQSPTEPPPSQEKKKDKAPERRVSAPARPRGPRAQNRKAIVDKFGGAASGPTALFRNTKAAGAAIGGVKNMLLEWCRAMTRSYEHVDIQNFSSSWSSGMAFCALIHKFFPDAFDYAALDPAKRRHNFSLAFSTAEKLADCAQLLEVDDMVRLAVPDSKCVYTYIQELYRSLVQKGLVKTKKK; encoded by the exons AtggagcagaaggaagggaagcCCTCTGAGGACGGAACCCCTGTGTCCCCAACCATGGAGGTCCCGGAGACAGTGGGAGGGGGAGCCTCTGCTGAGGAGGAGGCCACAGGCCCAGCTGAGAGGACCATCACAGAGGGGCCTCCAGATGGGGCAGGAAAGCAGGAGAGGGCACCAGCTGAGGACAGCATTACAGCTGAATTCCAGGGGGAATCCAAAGGGGAGGCTGAACTTCAAAAGGAGGACAGCGGGAAGAAAGAGACCACCGTGGCTCCTCAGGAGATGGCTGATCGGAAAGAAGAGACCAACTCTGAACCCAAGGAGACTGAGGGAAAAGAGGAGATCACGTTGGCCTCTGAGAAGCAGCAGGCTGATGAGAAAGAGGCCAAGCCTGGATCTAGGGAGAAAGCCAATGTGAATGATGAGGTGCAGGCTGCTGGGAATGAGGAGGCCAAGGCTGGAGAcagggaggctgctgggaaggaggaggccaag gctggagacagggaggctgctgggaaggaggaggccaagactggagacagggaggctgctgggaaggaggaagccaaggctggagacagggaggctgctgggaaggaggagaccaaggctggagacagggaggctgctgggaaggaggaggccaAG GCTGGAGACAGGGAGGCTGCTGGAAAGGAGGAGACCAAGCCTGGAGAcagggaggctgctgggaaggaggaggccaAG GCTGGAGAcagggaggctgctgggaaggaggaggccaAGGTTGGAGACAGGGAGgccaaagggaaggaggaggccaaggctggaggcagggaggctgctgggaagCAGGAGGCCACAGTGGCCTCTCAGGAGGTGAGCAACAAGACAGAGGAGCCCAAGGCTGAAACCCAAGAGAAAGCCAGTGCCCCAGAGGCCAAGTCGGACTCTCAGAAGACTGCCGTGGAAGATGAGGCCAAGCCTGAAccacaggaggaggaggagaaggaggaggtg GAGCCAGGCTGTCCTGATGAAGAGCAGGACCAGGGCGCggagaaaggggcagaggaaggggcaGGAGCGCTTCCCCGGTCCGCTGAGGAATGGCCCGAGAGCCCCACGGAGGAGGGCAGCGGCCTCAGCCCAG ATGGGCTGAGTCCAGACACCGCAGCTTCTGGAGAGACCAGTCCTTCAGCCAG TGAATCTTCACCCAGCGACGTGTCCCAGAGCCCCACGGAGCCCCCTCCCTcacaggagaagaagaaagacaagGCACCAGAGCGCAGGGTGTCAGCCCCTGCCCGGCCCCGGGGGCCCCGTGCCCAGAACCGCAAAGCCATCGTAGACAAGTTTGGGGG GGCAGCCTCGGGCCCCACGGCCCTGTTCCGGAACACCAAGGCCGCGGGGGCAGCCATCGGCGGCGTTAAGAACATGCTCTTGGAGTGGTGTCGGGCCATGACGAGGAGCTACGAG CATGTGGACATCCAGAACTTCTCCTCAAGCTGGAGCAGTGGCATGGCCTTCTGCGCCCTCATCCACAAGTTCTTCCCCGATGCCTTTGACTACGCTGCGCTGGACCCCGCCAAGCGCCGGCACAACTTCTCCCTGGCCTTCTCCACAGCCGA GAAACTGGCCGACTGCGCCCAGCTGCTGGAAGTGGATGACATGGTGCGGCTGGCAGTGCCTGACTCCAAGTGCGTCTACACCTACATCCAGGAGCTGTACCGCAGCCTCGTGCAGAAGGGACTGGTGAAGACCAAGAAGAAATGA
- the SMTNL1 gene encoding smoothelin-like protein 1 isoform X30, which yields MEQKEGKPSEDGTPVSPTMEVPETVGGGASAEEEATGPAERTITEGPPDGAGKQERAPAEDSITAEFQGESKGEAELQKEDSGKKETTVAPQEMADRKEETNSEPKETEGKEEITLASEKQQADEKEAKPGSREKANVNDEVQAAGNEEAKAGDREAAGKEEAKAGDREAAGKEEAKPGDREAAGKEEAKAGDREAAGKEEAMAGGREAAGNEETKAGDREAAGKEEAKVGDREAKGKEEAKAGGREAAGKQEATVASQEVSNKTEEPKAETQEKASAPEAKSDSQKTAVEDEAKPEPQEEEEKEEVEPGCPDEEQDQGAEKGAEEGAGALPRSAEEWPESPTEEGSGLSPDGLSPDTAASGETSPSASESSPSDVSQSPTEPPPSQEKKKDKAPERRVSAPARPRGPRAQNRKAIVDKFGGAASGPTALFRNTKAAGAAIGGVKNMLLEWCRAMTRSYEHVDIQNFSSSWSSGMAFCALIHKFFPDAFDYAALDPAKRRHNFSLAFSTAEKLADCAQLLEVDDMVRLAVPDSKCVYTYIQELYRSLVQKGLVKTKKK from the exons AtggagcagaaggaagggaagcCCTCTGAGGACGGAACCCCTGTGTCCCCAACCATGGAGGTCCCGGAGACAGTGGGAGGGGGAGCCTCTGCTGAGGAGGAGGCCACAGGCCCAGCTGAGAGGACCATCACAGAGGGGCCTCCAGATGGGGCAGGAAAGCAGGAGAGGGCACCAGCTGAGGACAGCATTACAGCTGAATTCCAGGGGGAATCCAAAGGGGAGGCTGAACTTCAAAAGGAGGACAGCGGGAAGAAAGAGACCACCGTGGCTCCTCAGGAGATGGCTGATCGGAAAGAAGAGACCAACTCTGAACCCAAGGAGACTGAGGGAAAAGAGGAGATCACGTTGGCCTCTGAGAAGCAGCAGGCTGATGAGAAAGAGGCCAAGCCTGGATCTAGGGAGAAAGCCAATGTGAATGATGAGGTGCAGGCTGCTGGGAATGAGGAGGCCAAGGCTGGAGAcagggaggctgctgggaaggaggaggccaag gctggagacagggaggctgctgggaaggaggaggccaAG CCTGGAGAcagggaggctgctgggaaggaggaggccaAG gctggagacagggaggccgctgggaaggaggaagccatggctggaggcagggaggctgctgGGAATGAGGAGACCAAGGCTGGAGAcagggaggctgctgggaaggaggaggccaAGGTTGGAGACAGGGAGgccaaagggaaggaggaggccaaggctggaggcagggaggctgctgggaagCAGGAGGCCACAGTGGCCTCTCAGGAGGTGAGCAACAAGACAGAGGAGCCCAAGGCTGAAACCCAAGAGAAAGCCAGTGCCCCAGAGGCCAAGTCGGACTCTCAGAAGACTGCCGTGGAAGATGAGGCCAAGCCTGAAccacaggaggaggaggagaaggaggaggtg GAGCCAGGCTGTCCTGATGAAGAGCAGGACCAGGGCGCggagaaaggggcagaggaaggggcaGGAGCGCTTCCCCGGTCCGCTGAGGAATGGCCCGAGAGCCCCACGGAGGAGGGCAGCGGCCTCAGCCCAG ATGGGCTGAGTCCAGACACCGCAGCTTCTGGAGAGACCAGTCCTTCAGCCAG TGAATCTTCACCCAGCGACGTGTCCCAGAGCCCCACGGAGCCCCCTCCCTcacaggagaagaagaaagacaagGCACCAGAGCGCAGGGTGTCAGCCCCTGCCCGGCCCCGGGGGCCCCGTGCCCAGAACCGCAAAGCCATCGTAGACAAGTTTGGGGG GGCAGCCTCGGGCCCCACGGCCCTGTTCCGGAACACCAAGGCCGCGGGGGCAGCCATCGGCGGCGTTAAGAACATGCTCTTGGAGTGGTGTCGGGCCATGACGAGGAGCTACGAG CATGTGGACATCCAGAACTTCTCCTCAAGCTGGAGCAGTGGCATGGCCTTCTGCGCCCTCATCCACAAGTTCTTCCCCGATGCCTTTGACTACGCTGCGCTGGACCCCGCCAAGCGCCGGCACAACTTCTCCCTGGCCTTCTCCACAGCCGA GAAACTGGCCGACTGCGCCCAGCTGCTGGAAGTGGATGACATGGTGCGGCTGGCAGTGCCTGACTCCAAGTGCGTCTACACCTACATCCAGGAGCTGTACCGCAGCCTCGTGCAGAAGGGACTGGTGAAGACCAAGAAGAAATGA
- the SMTNL1 gene encoding smoothelin-like protein 1 isoform X47 translates to MEQKEGKPSEDGTPVSPTMEVPETVGGGASAEEEATGPAERTITEGPPDGAGKQERAPAEDSITAEFQGESKGEAELQKEDSGKKETTVAPQEMADRKEETNSEPKETEGKEEITLASEKQQADEKEAKPGSREKANVNDEVQAAGNEEAKAGDREAAGKEEAKAGDREAAGKEEAKAGDREAAGKEEAKAGGREAAGKQEATVASQEVSNKTEEPKAETQEKASAPEAKSDSQKTAVEDEAKPEPQEEEEKEEVEPGCPDEEQDQGAEKGAEEGAGALPRSAEEWPESPTEEGSGLSPDGLSPDTAASGETSPSASESSPSDVSQSPTEPPPSQEKKKDKAPERRVSAPARPRGPRAQNRKAIVDKFGGAASGPTALFRNTKAAGAAIGGVKNMLLEWCRAMTRSYEHVDIQNFSSSWSSGMAFCALIHKFFPDAFDYAALDPAKRRHNFSLAFSTAEKLADCAQLLEVDDMVRLAVPDSKCVYTYIQELYRSLVQKGLVKTKKK, encoded by the exons AtggagcagaaggaagggaagcCCTCTGAGGACGGAACCCCTGTGTCCCCAACCATGGAGGTCCCGGAGACAGTGGGAGGGGGAGCCTCTGCTGAGGAGGAGGCCACAGGCCCAGCTGAGAGGACCATCACAGAGGGGCCTCCAGATGGGGCAGGAAAGCAGGAGAGGGCACCAGCTGAGGACAGCATTACAGCTGAATTCCAGGGGGAATCCAAAGGGGAGGCTGAACTTCAAAAGGAGGACAGCGGGAAGAAAGAGACCACCGTGGCTCCTCAGGAGATGGCTGATCGGAAAGAAGAGACCAACTCTGAACCCAAGGAGACTGAGGGAAAAGAGGAGATCACGTTGGCCTCTGAGAAGCAGCAGGCTGATGAGAAAGAGGCCAAGCCTGGATCTAGGGAGAAAGCCAATGTGAATGATGAGGTGCAGGCTGCTGGGAATGAGGAGGCCAAGGCTGGAGAcagggaggctgctgggaaggaggaggccaag gctggagacagggaggctgctgggaaggaggaggccaAG GCTGGAGAcagggaggctgctgggaaggaggaggccaAG gctggaggcagggaggctgctgggaagCAGGAGGCCACAGTGGCCTCTCAGGAGGTGAGCAACAAGACAGAGGAGCCCAAGGCTGAAACCCAAGAGAAAGCCAGTGCCCCAGAGGCCAAGTCGGACTCTCAGAAGACTGCCGTGGAAGATGAGGCCAAGCCTGAAccacaggaggaggaggagaaggaggaggtg GAGCCAGGCTGTCCTGATGAAGAGCAGGACCAGGGCGCggagaaaggggcagaggaaggggcaGGAGCGCTTCCCCGGTCCGCTGAGGAATGGCCCGAGAGCCCCACGGAGGAGGGCAGCGGCCTCAGCCCAG ATGGGCTGAGTCCAGACACCGCAGCTTCTGGAGAGACCAGTCCTTCAGCCAG TGAATCTTCACCCAGCGACGTGTCCCAGAGCCCCACGGAGCCCCCTCCCTcacaggagaagaagaaagacaagGCACCAGAGCGCAGGGTGTCAGCCCCTGCCCGGCCCCGGGGGCCCCGTGCCCAGAACCGCAAAGCCATCGTAGACAAGTTTGGGGG GGCAGCCTCGGGCCCCACGGCCCTGTTCCGGAACACCAAGGCCGCGGGGGCAGCCATCGGCGGCGTTAAGAACATGCTCTTGGAGTGGTGTCGGGCCATGACGAGGAGCTACGAG CATGTGGACATCCAGAACTTCTCCTCAAGCTGGAGCAGTGGCATGGCCTTCTGCGCCCTCATCCACAAGTTCTTCCCCGATGCCTTTGACTACGCTGCGCTGGACCCCGCCAAGCGCCGGCACAACTTCTCCCTGGCCTTCTCCACAGCCGA GAAACTGGCCGACTGCGCCCAGCTGCTGGAAGTGGATGACATGGTGCGGCTGGCAGTGCCTGACTCCAAGTGCGTCTACACCTACATCCAGGAGCTGTACCGCAGCCTCGTGCAGAAGGGACTGGTGAAGACCAAGAAGAAATGA
- the SMTNL1 gene encoding smoothelin-like protein 1 isoform X11, protein MEQKEGKPSEDGTPVSPTMEVPETVGGGASAEEEATGPAERTITEGPPDGAGKQERAPAEDSITAEFQGESKGEAELQKEDSGKKETTVAPQEMADRKEETNSEPKETEGKEEITLASEKQQADEKEAKPGSREKANVNDEVQAAGNEEAKAGDREAAGKEEAKAGDREAAGKEEAKTGDREAAGKEEAKAGDREAAGKEETKAGDREAAGKEEAKPGDREAAGKEEAKAGDREAAGKEEAMAGGREAAGNEETKAGDREAAGKEEAKVGDREAKGKEEAKAGGREAAGKQEATVASQEVSNKTEEPKAETQEKASAPEAKSDSQKTAVEDEAKPEPQEEEEKEEVEPGCPDEEQDQGAEKGAEEGAGALPRSAEEWPESPTEEGSGLSPDGLSPDTAASGETSPSASESSPSDVSQSPTEPPPSQEKKKDKAPERRVSAPARPRGPRAQNRKAIVDKFGGAASGPTALFRNTKAAGAAIGGVKNMLLEWCRAMTRSYEHVDIQNFSSSWSSGMAFCALIHKFFPDAFDYAALDPAKRRHNFSLAFSTAEKLADCAQLLEVDDMVRLAVPDSKCVYTYIQELYRSLVQKGLVKTKKK, encoded by the exons AtggagcagaaggaagggaagcCCTCTGAGGACGGAACCCCTGTGTCCCCAACCATGGAGGTCCCGGAGACAGTGGGAGGGGGAGCCTCTGCTGAGGAGGAGGCCACAGGCCCAGCTGAGAGGACCATCACAGAGGGGCCTCCAGATGGGGCAGGAAAGCAGGAGAGGGCACCAGCTGAGGACAGCATTACAGCTGAATTCCAGGGGGAATCCAAAGGGGAGGCTGAACTTCAAAAGGAGGACAGCGGGAAGAAAGAGACCACCGTGGCTCCTCAGGAGATGGCTGATCGGAAAGAAGAGACCAACTCTGAACCCAAGGAGACTGAGGGAAAAGAGGAGATCACGTTGGCCTCTGAGAAGCAGCAGGCTGATGAGAAAGAGGCCAAGCCTGGATCTAGGGAGAAAGCCAATGTGAATGATGAGGTGCAGGCTGCTGGGAATGAGGAGGCCAAGGCTGGAGAcagggaggctgctgggaaggaggaggccaag gctggagacagggaggctgctgggaaggaggaggccaagactggagacagggaggctgctgggaaggaggaagccaaggctggagacagggaggctgctgggaaggaggagaccaaggctggagacagggaggctgctgggaaggaggaggccaAG CCTGGAGAcagggaggctgctgggaaggaggaggccaAG gctggagacagggaggccgctgggaaggaggaagccatggctggaggcagggaggctgctgGGAATGAGGAGACCAAGGCTGGAGAcagggaggctgctgggaaggaggaggccaAGGTTGGAGACAGGGAGgccaaagggaaggaggaggccaaggctggaggcagggaggctgctgggaagCAGGAGGCCACAGTGGCCTCTCAGGAGGTGAGCAACAAGACAGAGGAGCCCAAGGCTGAAACCCAAGAGAAAGCCAGTGCCCCAGAGGCCAAGTCGGACTCTCAGAAGACTGCCGTGGAAGATGAGGCCAAGCCTGAAccacaggaggaggaggagaaggaggaggtg GAGCCAGGCTGTCCTGATGAAGAGCAGGACCAGGGCGCggagaaaggggcagaggaaggggcaGGAGCGCTTCCCCGGTCCGCTGAGGAATGGCCCGAGAGCCCCACGGAGGAGGGCAGCGGCCTCAGCCCAG ATGGGCTGAGTCCAGACACCGCAGCTTCTGGAGAGACCAGTCCTTCAGCCAG TGAATCTTCACCCAGCGACGTGTCCCAGAGCCCCACGGAGCCCCCTCCCTcacaggagaagaagaaagacaagGCACCAGAGCGCAGGGTGTCAGCCCCTGCCCGGCCCCGGGGGCCCCGTGCCCAGAACCGCAAAGCCATCGTAGACAAGTTTGGGGG GGCAGCCTCGGGCCCCACGGCCCTGTTCCGGAACACCAAGGCCGCGGGGGCAGCCATCGGCGGCGTTAAGAACATGCTCTTGGAGTGGTGTCGGGCCATGACGAGGAGCTACGAG CATGTGGACATCCAGAACTTCTCCTCAAGCTGGAGCAGTGGCATGGCCTTCTGCGCCCTCATCCACAAGTTCTTCCCCGATGCCTTTGACTACGCTGCGCTGGACCCCGCCAAGCGCCGGCACAACTTCTCCCTGGCCTTCTCCACAGCCGA GAAACTGGCCGACTGCGCCCAGCTGCTGGAAGTGGATGACATGGTGCGGCTGGCAGTGCCTGACTCCAAGTGCGTCTACACCTACATCCAGGAGCTGTACCGCAGCCTCGTGCAGAAGGGACTGGTGAAGACCAAGAAGAAATGA
- the SMTNL1 gene encoding smoothelin-like protein 1 isoform X24: MEQKEGKPSEDGTPVSPTMEVPETVGGGASAEEEATGPAERTITEGPPDGAGKQERAPAEDSITAEFQGESKGEAELQKEDSGKKETTVAPQEMADRKEETNSEPKETEGKEEITLASEKQQADEKEAKPGSREKANVNDEVQAAGNEEAKAGDREAAGKEEAKAGDREAAGKEETKAGDREAAGKEEAKPGDREAAGKEEAKAGDREAAGKEEAMAGGREAAGNEETKAGDREAAGKEEAKVGDREAKGKEEAKAGGREAAGKQEATVASQEVSNKTEEPKAETQEKASAPEAKSDSQKTAVEDEAKPEPQEEEEKEEVEPGCPDEEQDQGAEKGAEEGAGALPRSAEEWPESPTEEGSGLSPDGLSPDTAASGETSPSASESSPSDVSQSPTEPPPSQEKKKDKAPERRVSAPARPRGPRAQNRKAIVDKFGGAASGPTALFRNTKAAGAAIGGVKNMLLEWCRAMTRSYEHVDIQNFSSSWSSGMAFCALIHKFFPDAFDYAALDPAKRRHNFSLAFSTAEKLADCAQLLEVDDMVRLAVPDSKCVYTYIQELYRSLVQKGLVKTKKK, from the exons AtggagcagaaggaagggaagcCCTCTGAGGACGGAACCCCTGTGTCCCCAACCATGGAGGTCCCGGAGACAGTGGGAGGGGGAGCCTCTGCTGAGGAGGAGGCCACAGGCCCAGCTGAGAGGACCATCACAGAGGGGCCTCCAGATGGGGCAGGAAAGCAGGAGAGGGCACCAGCTGAGGACAGCATTACAGCTGAATTCCAGGGGGAATCCAAAGGGGAGGCTGAACTTCAAAAGGAGGACAGCGGGAAGAAAGAGACCACCGTGGCTCCTCAGGAGATGGCTGATCGGAAAGAAGAGACCAACTCTGAACCCAAGGAGACTGAGGGAAAAGAGGAGATCACGTTGGCCTCTGAGAAGCAGCAGGCTGATGAGAAAGAGGCCAAGCCTGGATCTAGGGAGAAAGCCAATGTGAATGATGAGGTGCAGGCTGCTGGGAATGAGGAGGCCAAGGCTGGAGAcagggaggctgctgggaaggaggaggccaag gctggagacagggaggctgctgggaaggaggagaccaaggctggagacagggaggctgctgggaaggaggaggccaAG CCTGGAGAcagggaggctgctgggaaggaggaggccaAG gctggagacagggaggccgctgggaaggaggaagccatggctggaggcagggaggctgctgGGAATGAGGAGACCAAGGCTGGAGAcagggaggctgctgggaaggaggaggccaAGGTTGGAGACAGGGAGgccaaagggaaggaggaggccaaggctggaggcagggaggctgctgggaagCAGGAGGCCACAGTGGCCTCTCAGGAGGTGAGCAACAAGACAGAGGAGCCCAAGGCTGAAACCCAAGAGAAAGCCAGTGCCCCAGAGGCCAAGTCGGACTCTCAGAAGACTGCCGTGGAAGATGAGGCCAAGCCTGAAccacaggaggaggaggagaaggaggaggtg GAGCCAGGCTGTCCTGATGAAGAGCAGGACCAGGGCGCggagaaaggggcagaggaaggggcaGGAGCGCTTCCCCGGTCCGCTGAGGAATGGCCCGAGAGCCCCACGGAGGAGGGCAGCGGCCTCAGCCCAG ATGGGCTGAGTCCAGACACCGCAGCTTCTGGAGAGACCAGTCCTTCAGCCAG TGAATCTTCACCCAGCGACGTGTCCCAGAGCCCCACGGAGCCCCCTCCCTcacaggagaagaagaaagacaagGCACCAGAGCGCAGGGTGTCAGCCCCTGCCCGGCCCCGGGGGCCCCGTGCCCAGAACCGCAAAGCCATCGTAGACAAGTTTGGGGG GGCAGCCTCGGGCCCCACGGCCCTGTTCCGGAACACCAAGGCCGCGGGGGCAGCCATCGGCGGCGTTAAGAACATGCTCTTGGAGTGGTGTCGGGCCATGACGAGGAGCTACGAG CATGTGGACATCCAGAACTTCTCCTCAAGCTGGAGCAGTGGCATGGCCTTCTGCGCCCTCATCCACAAGTTCTTCCCCGATGCCTTTGACTACGCTGCGCTGGACCCCGCCAAGCGCCGGCACAACTTCTCCCTGGCCTTCTCCACAGCCGA GAAACTGGCCGACTGCGCCCAGCTGCTGGAAGTGGATGACATGGTGCGGCTGGCAGTGCCTGACTCCAAGTGCGTCTACACCTACATCCAGGAGCTGTACCGCAGCCTCGTGCAGAAGGGACTGGTGAAGACCAAGAAGAAATGA
- the SMTNL1 gene encoding smoothelin-like protein 1 isoform X48, producing the protein MEQKEGKPSEDGTPVSPTMEVPETVGGGASAEEEATGPAERTITEGPPDGAGKQERAPAEDSITAEFQGESKGEAELQKEDSGKKETTVAPQEMADRKEETNSEPKETEGKEEITLASEKQQADEKEAKPGSREKANVNDEVQAAGNEEAKAGDREAAGKEEAKAGDREAAGKEEAKAGGREAAGKQEATVASQEVSNKTEEPKAETQEKASAPEAKSDSQKTAVEDEAKPEPQEEEEKEEVEPGCPDEEQDQGAEKGAEEGAGALPRSAEEWPESPTEEGSGLSPDGLSPDTAASGETSPSASESSPSDVSQSPTEPPPSQEKKKDKAPERRVSAPARPRGPRAQNRKAIVDKFGGAASGPTALFRNTKAAGAAIGGVKNMLLEWCRAMTRSYEHVDIQNFSSSWSSGMAFCALIHKFFPDAFDYAALDPAKRRHNFSLAFSTAEKLADCAQLLEVDDMVRLAVPDSKCVYTYIQELYRSLVQKGLVKTKKK; encoded by the exons AtggagcagaaggaagggaagcCCTCTGAGGACGGAACCCCTGTGTCCCCAACCATGGAGGTCCCGGAGACAGTGGGAGGGGGAGCCTCTGCTGAGGAGGAGGCCACAGGCCCAGCTGAGAGGACCATCACAGAGGGGCCTCCAGATGGGGCAGGAAAGCAGGAGAGGGCACCAGCTGAGGACAGCATTACAGCTGAATTCCAGGGGGAATCCAAAGGGGAGGCTGAACTTCAAAAGGAGGACAGCGGGAAGAAAGAGACCACCGTGGCTCCTCAGGAGATGGCTGATCGGAAAGAAGAGACCAACTCTGAACCCAAGGAGACTGAGGGAAAAGAGGAGATCACGTTGGCCTCTGAGAAGCAGCAGGCTGATGAGAAAGAGGCCAAGCCTGGATCTAGGGAGAAAGCCAATGTGAATGATGAGGTGCAGGCTGCTGGGAATGAGGAGGCCAAGGCTGGAGAcagggaggctgctgggaaggaggaggccaag gctggagacagggaggctgctgggaaggaggaggccaAG gctggaggcagggaggctgctgggaagCAGGAGGCCACAGTGGCCTCTCAGGAGGTGAGCAACAAGACAGAGGAGCCCAAGGCTGAAACCCAAGAGAAAGCCAGTGCCCCAGAGGCCAAGTCGGACTCTCAGAAGACTGCCGTGGAAGATGAGGCCAAGCCTGAAccacaggaggaggaggagaaggaggaggtg GAGCCAGGCTGTCCTGATGAAGAGCAGGACCAGGGCGCggagaaaggggcagaggaaggggcaGGAGCGCTTCCCCGGTCCGCTGAGGAATGGCCCGAGAGCCCCACGGAGGAGGGCAGCGGCCTCAGCCCAG ATGGGCTGAGTCCAGACACCGCAGCTTCTGGAGAGACCAGTCCTTCAGCCAG TGAATCTTCACCCAGCGACGTGTCCCAGAGCCCCACGGAGCCCCCTCCCTcacaggagaagaagaaagacaagGCACCAGAGCGCAGGGTGTCAGCCCCTGCCCGGCCCCGGGGGCCCCGTGCCCAGAACCGCAAAGCCATCGTAGACAAGTTTGGGGG GGCAGCCTCGGGCCCCACGGCCCTGTTCCGGAACACCAAGGCCGCGGGGGCAGCCATCGGCGGCGTTAAGAACATGCTCTTGGAGTGGTGTCGGGCCATGACGAGGAGCTACGAG CATGTGGACATCCAGAACTTCTCCTCAAGCTGGAGCAGTGGCATGGCCTTCTGCGCCCTCATCCACAAGTTCTTCCCCGATGCCTTTGACTACGCTGCGCTGGACCCCGCCAAGCGCCGGCACAACTTCTCCCTGGCCTTCTCCACAGCCGA GAAACTGGCCGACTGCGCCCAGCTGCTGGAAGTGGATGACATGGTGCGGCTGGCAGTGCCTGACTCCAAGTGCGTCTACACCTACATCCAGGAGCTGTACCGCAGCCTCGTGCAGAAGGGACTGGTGAAGACCAAGAAGAAATGA